The region GCGACATGAAGCACAGGTTGTCTGTCCATTCCTGGAGACTGCGGCTCATGGCCAGCCTGACCTCACTTCTGAGCTTTCATTGCTGTGGCCACTACCCCCACCATGAGGGCAGCAATGGTGAAGCCCTGAGCCAGGACACGGGCCCGCATCATCACCTGGGACTGGTGGGTATTGCCCTTCTGGAAGCAAATGAGTCCATAGATCAGAGCCCCTGCAGTGGAAAGGCAGCCGATGGGCACCAGCGGGTTCTCGCGGCTCTTGCGCAGGAACTTGTCCCGGAACCCCTCCCGGAGCACGGGGGTGGGGATGAAGCCCTCGATaaggggggggctgctggggtcAAAGGGCGGTGGGGAGCTCTGAGCCATGGTCACCACTCCCGCGAGCAGCACAAAGGATGGGGTTGGTGGGCAGGCAGGAGTGGGGCATGTTACCCAGCTTCCTGTGTTATTTGTGTAGATCTTTAACACAgcaagaggaaagagaaaacccATTTACACAAAGAGGAAAACGTGTTCGCAAGACCATAAAAATTGgcatggggaggaaggggcagatgTGGTACCTGAAACTATTCTTACAACTTTTTGCAACTTtggctagatttcaagttgacagtatCCTTTCACATGCAGAGCTACAGCACAAGCCAAAATATGACCTAATGGGGAAATTCAACCTGATACAGATGGCCAGCTCATGCACTTAAATCGCAGAGCAGTGCAATAGGCCTTCAG is a window of Malaclemys terrapin pileata isolate rMalTer1 chromosome 6, rMalTer1.hap1, whole genome shotgun sequence DNA encoding:
- the LOC128839174 gene encoding HIG1 domain family member 2A-like — its product is MAQSSPPPFDPSSPPLIEGFIPTPVLREGFRDKFLRKSRENPLVPIGCLSTAGALIYGLICFQKGNTHQSQVMMRARVLAQGFTIAALMVGVVATAMKAQK